Part of the Puniceicoccus vermicola genome, ATGACCAAACCTAGACACCAAATGGTTGTTTCCCCAAGCAGACGCAAAAAGTGACACAGATCGTTCAGAAAAACGCCTTATCTAAGTGCCATTGGAGTCACACCCTCCATTATAATGAACGCTTACAAAATGTTGGATTTTCGAAGCGACCAACAGTAACGTTATAATCGATCTTAAAGACTGAGGAAGATTTCCATGAAGCGATCAGAAAATCCGAGAAATCACCACTTCATTTCTCAAGCCTACCTAGCGGGGTTTGCGCGGGGTAACGGAAAGAGAAAGCAGGTATCAGTTTTTGATTTTGAAAACGAGAAAGAGATTGAAGCCACCAACATACGAAATGTCGGTGCAAGTCGCGATTTCAATCGGATCAATTCGACCACGTTGGATCCTCACTTCTTGGAGAAGGAATTCTCCAAATTTGAAACCGATATTCGTCCAACAGTTCGGTCGATCGAAACGAATGGATCACCGACAGCGAAGGAAATGGGTGTACTCCGAACTATGATGAGCCTTTTTGCAGCCAGAAACCCTGGAAGCAGATGCAAAATTCGTGAGGCTGAAGCAAGCCTCTCAAAGGCAATCCTGCGAGAATGCGTCAAAACCCCGGAGCGTTTCGAATCCCAGCTGAAACAAATGCGATCAGACGGCATAGATGTTGACGATTGGGATTTCCTAGAGATGAAGGAGTTTATCGAGAGCGAACGGTACGCAATTTCTCCCGATCAAAGTAGCACAATAGATCTCGAGCTGTCATTGATTGAGCCAATTGCCCGGACCATGGCGGGTAGAAAATGGAGTTTTCTTCGAGCAAATGAAGATACCGGATTCTTTATCACAAGCGACCGGCCTGTAATCCTCAATTGGTACGACCCTCGCAACCTACCCCTAATGATCAAGAGTTCTCCTGGGTTCGGGATGCCAAATACTGAAGTAATTTTTCCGCTTAGTTCAAGAATTTGTATGGTTGGATCATTTGAGGGATCACCTGACGAGTCCAAAGTGACCTCAAAAATCGTGGGTCACATAAACGCAAATGTCTTAAACCAAGCTTCAAAACAGATCTACTATCATCCGGTTGGATTTAAATTTCATCATAATAATAGACTTTTTCGAAATGACGAGATTCTCGATCGCATCAAACGAAAAGCCCCCGCCCCCTAGATCACATGAAAGAAAAGAAGCATATAAATTTACAATT contains:
- a CDS encoding DUF4238 domain-containing protein; its protein translation is MKRSENPRNHHFISQAYLAGFARGNGKRKQVSVFDFENEKEIEATNIRNVGASRDFNRINSTTLDPHFLEKEFSKFETDIRPTVRSIETNGSPTAKEMGVLRTMMSLFAARNPGSRCKIREAEASLSKAILRECVKTPERFESQLKQMRSDGIDVDDWDFLEMKEFIESERYAISPDQSSTIDLELSLIEPIARTMAGRKWSFLRANEDTGFFITSDRPVILNWYDPRNLPLMIKSSPGFGMPNTEVIFPLSSRICMVGSFEGSPDESKVTSKIVGHINANVLNQASKQIYYHPVGFKFHHNNRLFRNDEILDRIKRKAPAP